CGAGCTCCACTGCGACTTCTGGGAGCTGATTGGCCTGGCACCAGCAGGCGGGGCCGACAACCTCCTGAACGAGGAGTCTGATGTGGACGTCCAACTTAACAACCGACACATGATGATCAGAGGAGAGAACATATCCAAGGTCCTCAGAGTCCGATCCATGGTCACACAGTGCTTCAGGGACCACTTCTTCAGCCGTGGTTACTACGAGGTGAAGCACACGAAGTCATATTAGTTTAGCAAGACTACCTGGAGATGCAGGACCAGTTCACCAAACATAATCATCatctacttcctgtttcctgtgcAGGTTTTTCCTCCGACTTTAGTGCAGACTCAGGTGGAGGGCGGATCCACACTGTTTAATCTCAACTACTTTGGTGAGCAGGCTTACCTGACACAGTCCTCCCAGCTTTACCTGGAGACGTGCATACCTGCACTGGGCGACAGCTTCTGCATTGCTCTGTCATACCGAGCTGAGCAGTCCCGCACCCGCAGACACCTCTCAGAGTGAGCATGCCATTCTACTCTCTAGACAAGCAAAACAAACGCAATTGATTTAAGTCCACATGAACAGCGAGTAACCTTAAAGTGAACCCAGGATCGCAGTCAGGAAACAATGCGCAAGTTAGTCACTCCGCTGCAAAAATTCACAATCtcaccaaaaatatttatttttagtccaaactaatctgattacacttaaaataaaattcatcatgtaaaaagtaacttgttttagtatttaaatagtttttattttacttttttcaagctaatttgtatttgaaataagTAGGTAAAAAATGCCAGTGGAGTAAGAGAAAAACTTACTGGTACtccagtgtttttatttttattttttttattgttgttattattttcctCCCCCTTATTTATTCACTGCTATTTAGTCTTACTCCACTGGCACTTTCTTTCTGCTAATTTGTAGTACAATGACCAGAAATTAgacacactgcaggtcaattcaaatgtcttttttcatatccgacccaggcctctttcatatgtggatataaatcggatatgtatctGACGTGAGTGCAATATGGATACTCACGGCGTGCTCTCCAACCTCTACATCATCGGAAGGCGACAAACatcacaattgttcgacaaaacagacgCGACAAAAGCAAACTGCagagaaaggaggaaaaaacagTCAGGAGCGAAAAGATGATGCTTTACAACTGATGCATATAAGAAAATATTGGCTCCGGTTGCACACAATCCTTGAAATTGTCACAAAGAGACGTACGCAAGGCGCCACATTTACTTGGGTAAACGGGGCGCCTCGCGGTTGCGCACATACGTTTGACGTTACGGACGTATTCCGTCCACAGTacaagtcacatttgtttttgtaatgtgaatgactacataaaaagGTGGGATTGAACAAACaatctgaattgggcatcatgccaaGGAGTAGGAATGGAGCCAAATATTCACGGTAAAATAGTGAGTTTTTGCAGTCTAGTAGTTGCTGTCTGCTTAAGAGTGAAGGTGCTTCCATAGCCCATCTAAGGTACCTGGCTAGTTTTGTACTATCATACCAAGCAAAAAAGCATTTGTGAGAGGTATTTTTTCTGTGTGCAGGTACACTCACGTTGAAGCGGAGTGTCCCTTCATAACCTTTGACAACCTGCTGGAGAGACTGGAGGACTTGGTGTGTGATGTTGTGGACCGAGTTCTAAAATCCCCAGCTGCACAACTACTCTATGACATCAACCCGGTACCAAGCTGGATCACCTGgactttttctgttgttgttttttggggggaaattgtaTTCTAATGttcctgttttattttctgATAACGTACATACATTTCAGGATTTCAAACCCCCTAAAAGGCCATTCAAGAGAATGAACTACTCTGATGCCATCAAATGGCTCAAAGAACACGACGTGAAGAAGGATGATGGCACCTACTATGAGTTTGGAGAGGTAAGCATAACGCAGACGACGCCATTGGAATATCTTGGCTCTCGCGGCCATCAAAATCCTTTGTGACGTCTGTAATTCACATCGGGCAACTCGTGTACAGcccctttccaaaaatgttgaatatcatggaaacgtttatttatttccataattccattcaaaaagttaaactttcaaagattatagattcagggcccacaatttcaagtatttatgtgtttatttttacataacttGGCCTTCcaactcataaaacccacgaaatcaggaattcaaaaaatttgaatgctGTGAAGAAATccccatttacttctcagtttttgcaggggaaaaaaagagaaattagggtcacgttatatcaatcaaaatgatggtattttaatcttcaatactgCGCTGTGGctttgaggcaatcagcctgtggcattgcctgagAGATATGGAAACCCTGATTtacttgatgcttgctgtcggttcgtctttgtttttgggtctggtgcccctcattttcctcttgataataccccatagattcttaatggggtttagatccggcaagttgtctggccagtcaagcactgtgatggcatgggcatcaaatcAGGTattggtgcttctggcagtatgggcaAGGACCAGTTGCTGCTGGAAGATGAAGTCTGCATCTCTATGTAGCTCCTCACCAGAAGGAATCATCAGGTCCTCTAAaccattctggtagactgttgcggtgaccttgcaTTTAAGAAAGCAGATTTTACCAACAcctggtaaactctgctttcgtgggttttatgagctggaagcctaaattatgtaaaaataaacaaataaatacttgaaattgtttaaattgtggcggcacggtgggcgaatggttagcacatctgcctcacagttctggggactggagttcaaatcacggccccgcctatgtggagtttgcctgttctccccgtgcctgcgtgggttttttccgggcactccactttcctcccacatcccaaaaacatacgtggtaggttgattgaagactctaaattgcccgtaggtgtgtatgtgagtgtgaatgattgtttgtttatatgtgccctgcgattggctgacgaccggttcagggtgtaccccgcctcttgcccgaagctagttgggataggctccagcacgtccgcgaccctaatgaggataagcagtacataaaatggatgtttaaattgtgggccctgaatctataatctatgaaagtttaactttttgaattgaattatggaaataaattaacttttatgatattaatttttggggggaaagtgTCTGTATATGGTGATTGTTTAGTACTACTCCATTTGTTGGAATTGTAAAGTGGCAtagaatgtttgtgtgtgtgtgtgtgtgtgtgtgtgtgtctgtgttcttTCTTGGCAACAAGACGCCACATGATGATGCCAAAGCAGTACTCAGAAAACTTTTGTCAGAgctcaaaaacagcaaatgtttttgcaaaagaaatctgcaaatatgtgattttccacaactgtaaatatacaGGGCTTCACTGAATGTTGGAACAGTACTGTGCAGACTGAAATTTGACTTCattgtgaaaataataattttctgggCTCGACCATCCATTCCTTTTATATTGAAAGTGTAATCCCGGTAACCTTCctctcatttgtctttttttgtctgtgtgtccGTCAGGACATCCCCGAGGCCCCCGAGAGGCTGATGACAGACTCCATCAATGAAACCATTCTGCTTTGTCGTTTCCCAGCTGAGATAAAGTCCTTCTACATGCAGCGCTGCGCTGAGGACAGACGGCTCACTGAGTCGGTAGGCACCATTATTTGTCGCACTGGCTTCAGTTAAAAACTAAGTCCTGAACTCGGCCAGGGCCAAACAAAATCCCAATTTGGTTTAACACCTAAATTGTGCACCTTGTGCTGTAATATGGGTTTAGTAGGGGACCTTCTGTGCCTCTTCTTTGTCTTAATTACACTGCCTCTACATCAAgtgagctcagtgctgccctaAACTGAAGGCACACAACTCTTTGGACctacctgtatactgtaaaaacccataaaaaaaaaaatatatatatatatatatatatatatatatatatatatatataaaacattaaaaaaacatacatacatatatatacatatacatacatatatatacgtatatatatatatatatatatatgtatatatatatatatatatgtatatatatatatgtatatatatatatgtatatatatatgtatgtatatatatatatatatgtatatatgtatgtatatatatatgtatgtatatatatatatatgtatatatatatatatatatatatgtatatatatatatatatgtatatatatatatatatgtgtatatatatatatgtgtatatatatatgtatgtatatatatatgtgtatgtatatatatatgtgtatatgtatgtatatgtatatatatgtatatgtatgtacatatatatatatatatatatatatatatatatatatgtatatatatatatatgtatatatatatatatatatatatatatatatatgtatatgtatatatatgtatgtacatatatatatgtatatgtatgtacatatatatatatatatatatatgtatatatatatatatgtatgtacatatatatatgtatgtatgtacatatatatatgtatgtatgtacatatatgtatgtatgtacatatatatatgtatgtacatatatatatgtatgtatatgtgtatatatatatatatgtatgtatatgtgtatatatatatatatgtatgtatatgtgtatatatatatgtatgtgtatacatatatatatgtatatgtgtatacatatatatatgtatatgtgtatacatatatatatgtatatgtgtatacatatatatatgtatatgtgtatacatatatatatatatatatatatatgtgtgtatacatatatgtgtatatgtgtatacatgtatgtgtatacatgtatgtgtatacgtgtatacatgtatgtgtatatgtatacatgtatatgtatacatgtatatgtatacatatgtatatattttagactctaaattgcccgtaggtatgagtgtgaatggttgtttgtctatatgtgccctgcgattggctggagaccagttcagggtgtaccccggctctcgctcagtcagctggaataggcttcagcacgccagCCACCCTGGTGAGTGGTACGTAAAAGGGAAATGGGTTATTTACAGTAGGGTTTCGTTGTATTGTAtaacatttaattgaaaaccTTCCACATCTAATATTATGAGCAACAGGAAAAAGCTTACAGGATAACTGAATCCCCTTGAAGACATttagatgaaaatgaaaacactctcGACTTGTGAAAAACGATATGCCACCTTGacattcaccccccccccccccacccctacaGGTTGACGTTTTAATGCCAAACGTGGGTGAGATTGTAGGAGGTTCAATGCGTATCTGGGATTCTGAGGAGCTGTTGGCGGGCTACAAGAGGGAGGGCATCGACCCAACCCCGTACTACTGGTACACTGATCAGGTAACTGACCGCTTTCTAAGTACCGTTTTTTTTGCTCCTCTACCtaaattagcatttttacaACTTGAGCGCAATATAATTTCTTTATTGTGCTGTTCAGAGGAAATACGGCACGTGTCCTCATGGTGGTTATGGCCTCGGTCTTGAGCGTTTCCTCACTTGGCTGCTGAACAGACACCACATCAGAGACGTGTGCCTTTACCCAAGATTCATCCAACGCTGCCGGCCCTAAATACAAAACATacgcacacaacacacctgtGGAACCGTCACTTACATAAACTACAATATTGAATCATTTACAGTGGAAATTTAcatttgttcaatgttttttttttttttctgttttcagcTTCATTTCTCAAGTCCAAATCACACCAAGTTTTTCACAGTATGGTGCTCAGCCACCATTCTGATTATGTCCCCTCATTAGTGCAGTCACTTCAGCTTATTCACGTCCACTTGTGTTCTCGAAAACGAACACTTTTTCTGTAATTGTGAAGTACTGCATAAGCTTGATTGTTTCCTGCCTTAAATGTAGTCTTCCGAGCTCTGCCTATGCTATGACTGAAGCTTAGCAAATTCTCTATCATAGGGTTAGTAAGAAGTGGcaacattgttgtttttatttaatttttttgtgcaattgaTACTCCCATTTTACTTTCCTGTCCAAATTCCCTAGGAGGAAAAGATGTctgattttcttttgtctgtggGTTGTTAACTGAACAAATGTCTCTGGTTTTGATTTATGAACATTGTTGGAGGAGGTGTAGCCTTCCATGAGGAGAGGACAAGGCAAGAAAATACACATGCACATGGGTATTGATGATGCCGATGTGTTTTTACAGTTGGGTAAAACTTCAAATCAACAGTCACATTGGCCGTGTGCTGCAGAACATCTGACTACGGTCTTGCAAGGAAATGAACTAAAGCCTTTGCTGCTATTTGTGCATCAGTTGATTGCGGTTATGTACGTGTCATcaaatgtttgttctttttttaattttgttatcTGAGAAAATTGGAAAACACGACACcaataaaacaatgcaaacaaatgatTCATTATCTTAAGATTtggtatggttttttttttaaatcaggttcTCTTTGTCTGCTTGCACAGAGAAATGACTGAAGCAGCTTTGGATATTTAAAACATTCTATTGTAAATTTGTGTTTAgacaattcaaataaaacatgttaaTGTCATGACTGAACTTATTACCGATTGATGTACCTTTTGCCTAAAAACGTCATGGGAAAGGGGTTTATCGTGAGCGTTGCAGGAGACACTGGAGAAGGAGAAGACACATGGGTAAATATGAGCACTGGAAGTTAAATAACTTTCTTCAATAAGCAACACTCAAGCGAAAAGTCGGCCGGTGTACCACGAAGGTGCgggaatactctggcgctggaacaCTGGGACTgccaggcttaaatgcaggctgtGATCCGTGCTGATGGGAACCAGGTGCGCAGGCAAGGAGGTGACCAGTGCTGGAGAGAGGAACAGAGCGCTGCCCATGCTCTGCAGAGGGGGCTCAGTGTGCTGATCACCACATGCTCCCTCCTTTGTTTggcatgggtgaccctgccaggggcataacgcctcagacaacttagctctaTGGACCATTGGGGGACATggacccctccaccacgataaggtgatggctcaaggagggttCTTAGTCCTATTTCAAATTTGAGGCATTCAttgtaaaggcaatccttattgacaaagcaaatggtggtggcccactgaaatacacttctttttacaACAGTAAAGAAAGAAACTGCTGCTTTAAAATGATGTGAGTTGCACAACTGACATGTGCTGCCCTTCAAACTGACGAttacaagtgcataaattaCCCCAACTACTCTTTCATTCATACAATTGTCATAACTAAAGATGTGCAATAGTTcccacactttcacaaattcattcatatctcagaaataacagcgtttactttgctgtctgctattgtgtgaatgtaaaATGGCTGCCCTcgggtgtattgcaacaacatcatGAAGATCTCTCCGGTGGCAATAATGTTAAAGACGGCTTGAGTGAAAAGTataaaagcagcaaaaaaaaacaaaaacgaactCTTTGGACACTAAGAtgaatttgttttagttttcatggaaaagcaGAAAAATCTGATGTGTCGAAAAATGTCATTAGCATCTCCAgaaaatgttgcaaatcatCAAACATATCTTCTCtgaacgtgtccaaaccatcaaggTCTggtctagggacgtggaatgtgacctctctggcagggaagaagcccgagttggtgtgcaaggtgtgggtatacttattgccccccggctcggcacctgtacgttggggttcacccctgtggatgagagggtagcctctctccgccttcgggtggggggacgggttctgactgttgtttgtgcctatgcaccaaacagaagttcagagtacccaccctttttggagtccttagagggggtgctggagagcgctcccgctggggactccatcgttctgctgggggacttcaatgctcacgtgggcaatgacagtgagacctgcaagGCGTGATTTTGAGGAacgccccccgatcagaacccgagtggtgtgctgttattggacttctgtgctcatcagggattgtccataacgaccAGCATGTTCATGCATacgggtgtccacatgtgcacttggcaccaggccaccctaggtcgcagtttgatgatcgactttgtggtcgtgtcatcagacttgcggccgcatgtcttggacactgaagagaggggaggaggtgtcaactgatcaccacctggtggtgagttggctccgatggtgggggaagatgccggtccaatgTGGTAGGCccaaaacgtattgtgagggtctgcttggaagtctggcagaatcccctgtcagaaggagtttcaactcccacctccgacagaactttgctcatgttctgggggaggcgggggacatcgagtccgagtggaccatgttccgcgcctccattgctgaggtggccgaccggagctgtgggcgTAACGTgctcggtgcctgtcgtggaggcaatccccgaacccaggaatgccgtcaagctgaaaaaggaTTCCTAGCGGGCCTTTTGGGCctatgggactcctgaggcagctgatgggtaccagctaaGCGAattgcagctttggtggttgctgaagcaaaaactcaggcatgggatgagttcggtgaggccatggagaaagacttctttttgcagatgatgtggttctgttagctttatcaagccgtgatctccaactctcactggggcgtttcgcagccgagtgtgaagcggctgggatgagaatgagcgcctccaaatctgagaccatggtcctcagttggaaaagggtggcgtgccctctccaggtcggggatgagatcctgccccaagtggagaagttcaagtatcttggggtcttgttcacgagtgagggaagaatggaacgggagatcgacaggcggatcggtgcagcgtctgcagtgatgcggactttttattggtctgttgtggtaaagaaggagcgaaGCCGAAATATACCGTACTGTATATTACCAAGTAATTAATTTAACCTCTTCTTTGGAATGCACATGACATACacagttcaatgtttcagtactttttgcacaacttgcggTTCTCTCACTAGGGAccgaatggcaaaattcacaacaggtgtttcatCATGAATGGATCAATACATTTCCTAGTAAGAACTAGTAAGACGAAACCTCGCCATTGCGAGACTTCAAACAGGACGTTCTCAGAGAGAAGTGGCCActtagtgtcatcagcaggttgcgaCAGATTTACAGAAAAGACTGGAAAAGTCATAGAAAGGCATAGAAATGGACATAAAGCTAAGCTGTAAAGGTTATGGTGCATTTTGCGTTCATCCTTCAATCTCGAAAGCTAAACGCAGGAGAGAATCCCAAAGTGTGCATGTTTCATTCTGTAAATCTTAGCTTAGATTTTAAGTGTTGAAACGCGACTGTTTGAAATTCATGTTATGGACAAGAGCAaccagtagatggcagcagacagTGACGATGAAGGGGAGAACCGTGCCAAACATTGTACGCGTTTATCATCACCGTGAGCCGTTCTCAATAGTTT
The sequence above is a segment of the Phyllopteryx taeniolatus isolate TA_2022b chromosome 15, UOR_Ptae_1.2, whole genome shotgun sequence genome. Coding sequences within it:
- the nars1 gene encoding asparagine--tRNA ligase, cytoplasmic isoform X1, encoding MATDITKGVDQVSVGELYVSDKCGNDQDGDGSEQKPFKTSLKALLFTGQEPFPTIYVDTQKEEERWVVISKTQMKNAKKAFNREQAKNESKEKKEAEDSERREKNLEEAKTIIIEKDPTLSEAETVKISHLGPKRGQKVKVFGWVHRLRRQGKNLMFIVLRDGTGFLQCVLSDKLCQCYNGLVLSTESSVALYGTVTPVPKGKQAPGGHELHCDFWELIGLAPAGGADNLLNEESDVDVQLNNRHMMIRGENISKVLRVRSMVTQCFRDHFFSRGYYEVFPPTLVQTQVEGGSTLFNLNYFGEQAYLTQSSQLYLETCIPALGDSFCIALSYRAEQSRTRRHLSEYTHVEAECPFITFDNLLERLEDLVCDVVDRVLKSPAAQLLYDINPDFKPPKRPFKRMNYSDAIKWLKEHDVKKDDGTYYEFGEDIPEAPERLMTDSINETILLCRFPAEIKSFYMQRCAEDRRLTESVDVLMPNVGEIVGGSMRIWDSEELLAGYKREGIDPTPYYWYTDQRKYGTCPHGGYGLGLERFLTWLLNRHHIRDVCLYPRFIQRCRP
- the nars1 gene encoding asparagine--tRNA ligase, cytoplasmic isoform X2; amino-acid sequence: MATALTKGVDQVSVGELYVSDKCGNDQDGDGSEQKPFKTSLKALLFTGQEPFPTIYVDTQKEEERWVVISKTQMKNAKKAFNREQAKNESKEKKEAEDSERREKNLEEAKTIIIEKDPTLSEAETVKISHLGPKRGQKVKVFGWVHRLRRQGKNLMFIVLRDGTGFLQCVLSDKLCQCYNGLVLSTESSVALYGTVTPVPKGKQAPGGHELHCDFWELIGLAPAGGADNLLNEESDVDVQLNNRHMMIRGENISKVLRVRSMVTQCFRDHFFSRGYYEVFPPTLVQTQVEGGSTLFNLNYFGEQAYLTQSSQLYLETCIPALGDSFCIALSYRAEQSRTRRHLSEYTHVEAECPFITFDNLLERLEDLVCDVVDRVLKSPAAQLLYDINPDFKPPKRPFKRMNYSDAIKWLKEHDVKKDDGTYYEFGEDIPEAPERLMTDSINETILLCRFPAEIKSFYMQRCAEDRRLTESVDVLMPNVGEIVGGSMRIWDSEELLAGYKREGIDPTPYYWYTDQRKYGTCPHGGYGLGLERFLTWLLNRHHIRDVCLYPRFIQRCRP